GCGTGTACGCCCACATCGGCGTCATGATGACCGCCTGCGACGCCTGGTCCCGCGACATCCAGGCCTTCGTGGTCTCCGACGCGGTCGCCGACTTCTCGGCCGAGAAGCACCTCGAAGCACTACGCTGGGCCGCCGAGAAGTGCGCCGTCGTCCTCACCACCGACCAGCTCCTGGAGACGAAGTGACCACGCCCCCGGGCCGGTTGTACGCCGAGGCCGTCACCCTCAAATACGGCGACCGGGCCATCGCCACCGATCTGTCCATCGGCGTGCCGGACGGCTCGTTCACCGTCATCGTCGGGCCCAACGCGTGCGGCAAGTCGACCCTGCTGCGGGCCTTCGCCCGGCTGCTGAAGCCCGCCGCCGGGCGGGTGCTGCTGGACGGCGGGCAGATCGGCGCGCTGCCCGCGAAGGAACTCGCCCGCCGGCTGGGCCTGCTGCCGCAGAGCTCCACCGCGCCGGACGGGATCACCGTGGCCGACCTGGTCGCCCGCGGCCGCTACCCCCACCAGGGGCTGCTGCGGCAGTGGTCGCGCGAGGACGACCGGGTGGTCGCCGAGTCGATGGCGGCCACCGACGTGACCGGCCTGGCCGACCGCTTCGTCGACGAGCTCTCCGGCGGCCAGCGCCAGCGCGTCTGGCTGGCCATGGCGATCGCCCAGCAGACCCCGCTGCTGCTGCTGGACGAGCCGACCACCTTCCTGGACATCGCCCACCAGGTCGAGGTGCTCGACCTGTGCGCCCGACTGCACCAGGAGCAGCGGCGCACCCTGGTCGCCGTGCTGCACGACCTCAACCAGGCCACCCGCTACGCGACGCACCTGATCGCCATGCGGGACGGCGCCGTGGTCGCCGAGGGCGCGCCGTCCGAGATCGTCACCGCCGAGCTGGTCGAGCGGGTCTTCGACCTGCCCTGCCAGGTGATCGAGGACCCGCAGACCGGCACCCCGCTGGTGGTGCCGATGGCACCCAGGCACCGGGCCGCCGTCCGGTGAGAGGAACCCTGCGCCCGGCCCCGGTCCGCACCGCGACCGGGGCCGACGCCGAGGCCCTGTACGCGCTCTCCGCGCCGTTCATGCGCAGCGGCGCGCTGCGGCCGCGCACGGTGGCGGACTACCGCCGGCCCGGGGACCGCTTCCTGATGGTGCCCGGCGCGGCCACCGGCGGCGGCCCGGACGGAGAGCTGGACGGCTGCGTCGCGCTGCGGGCGCTGCCGCCCGAACCGCGGCACCCGGCGGCCGGGCTGGTGCACAACTTCTGCGTCCGCGACGGCCGCCAGGGCGCCGGTCTCGGCTCCCGGCTGCTGGCGGCCCTGCTCGCGGAGGCGGGCCGGT
The sequence above is a segment of the Kitasatospora sp. NBC_00240 genome. Coding sequences within it:
- a CDS encoding ABC transporter ATP-binding protein — translated: MTTPPGRLYAEAVTLKYGDRAIATDLSIGVPDGSFTVIVGPNACGKSTLLRAFARLLKPAAGRVLLDGGQIGALPAKELARRLGLLPQSSTAPDGITVADLVARGRYPHQGLLRQWSREDDRVVAESMAATDVTGLADRFVDELSGGQRQRVWLAMAIAQQTPLLLLDEPTTFLDIAHQVEVLDLCARLHQEQRRTLVAVLHDLNQATRYATHLIAMRDGAVVAEGAPSEIVTAELVERVFDLPCQVIEDPQTGTPLVVPMAPRHRAAVR
- a CDS encoding GNAT family N-acetyltransferase; this translates as MRGTLRPAPVRTATGADAEALYALSAPFMRSGALRPRTVADYRRPGDRFLMVPGAATGGGPDGELDGCVALRALPPEPRHPAAGLVHNFCVRDGRQGAGLGSRLLAALLAEAGRCGLRTLVTASTGDGALFLRSGFREIPVALAPRSWAAGLDPARGSRVFALTLDRG